The following coding sequences lie in one Deltaproteobacteria bacterium genomic window:
- a CDS encoding DUF2203 domain-containing protein, with the protein MRERHFSLAHVNAIVPDLAGRVNQLLQLHVHLRTMCRALVHEGVRISPEALARGETIEGESRARGRVAQARAVFDTVRETVIDIEKLGGELKDIEQGLVDFPSWLDGEREVLLCWRLGEHSVQWWHDLEAGFGGRQSVEGHAFAAERITRQ; encoded by the coding sequence ATGCGAGAACGCCACTTCTCCCTCGCACACGTCAACGCGATCGTTCCCGATCTGGCGGGGCGCGTGAACCAGCTGCTGCAGCTGCACGTACACCTGAGGACGATGTGCCGCGCCCTCGTGCACGAGGGCGTGCGCATCAGCCCCGAGGCGCTCGCCCGCGGTGAGACCATCGAGGGCGAGTCGCGGGCTCGCGGCCGCGTCGCGCAGGCGCGGGCGGTGTTCGACACCGTGCGCGAGACCGTCATCGACATCGAGAAGCTCGGCGGCGAGCTCAAGGACATCGAGCAGGGCCTGGTCGACTTCCCGTCGTGGCTCGACGGCGAACGCGAGGTGCTGCTGTGCTGGCGCCTGGGCGAGCACAGCGTGCAGTGGTGGCACGACCTGGAGGCCGGCTTCGGTGGGCGTCAGTCGGTCGAGGGCCACGCGTTCGCGGCCGAGCGCATCACTCGGCAATGA
- a CDS encoding formate dehydrogenase subunit delta gives MNTDKLVHMANQIGAFFEGDPDREAALDGVAGHLRRFWDPRMRRELLSCIDAGGAESLAPLVREAIARRRQLIDPPPS, from the coding sequence ATGAACACCGACAAGCTGGTGCACATGGCCAACCAGATCGGCGCCTTCTTCGAGGGCGATCCCGATCGCGAGGCCGCGCTCGACGGCGTCGCGGGGCACCTGCGCCGCTTCTGGGATCCGCGCATGCGTCGCGAGCTGTTGTCGTGCATCGACGCCGGTGGGGCCGAGTCGCTCGCGCCGCTGGTGCGCGAGGCGATCGCGAGGCGGCGCCAGCTGATCGATCCGCCGCCGTCCTGA
- the fdhF gene encoding formate dehydrogenase subunit alpha, protein MYSIHEPDAGTPVRISTERVVLTIDGVQVNVPAGTSVMHAAARAGVQVPKLCATDSLEAFGSCRLCLVQIEGRRGYPASCTTVVEPGMKIVTQSPELARLRRGVMELYISDHPLDCLTCPANGNCELQEMAGVVGLREVRYGYAGENHLTSKKDESNPYFSFDPTKCIVCSRCVRACEEVQGTFALTVQGRGFDSVIATGGADFLSSECVSCGACVQACPTSTLMEKSLEQHGQPDHVVATTCAYCGVGCSFRAEMQGSTVVRMVPDKQGGANHGHSCVKGRFAWGYATHPDRVTKPMIRAKITDPWREVSWEEALAHTARELRRIQAEHGEGAIGAITSSRCTNEETYLVQKLVRAVFHNNNVDTCARVCHSPTGYGLKATLGESAGTQDFDSVEHADVIVVMGANPTDAHPVFASRLKKRLREGAKLIVIDPRAIDLVKQPHVQASHHLQLRPGTNVAVINALAHVIVTEGLAADDYIAARCEPAAFEAWKAFIGAEENSPEALESTTGVPAATVRAAARLYATGGNAAIYYGLGVTEHSQGSTTVIGIANLAMVAGQIGRPGVGVNPLRGQNNVQGSCDMGSFPHELPGYRHVTDPAVRALFGTAWGVEILGEPGLRIPNMFDAAKDGSFKGLYVQGEDIAQSDPDTHHVLAALEAMECVIVQDLFINETAKYAHVFLPGATFLEKDGTFTNAERRINRVRRAMPPRAGLADWEVTVRLAEAMGVPMHYTHPSQIMDEIAALTPTFHGVSYDKLDRLGSIQWPCNDAAPEGTPVMHVDAFVRGKGRFVITRYVPTTERTNREFPLILTTGRILSQYNVGAQTRRTANVVWHDEDVLELHPHDAEQRGIVDGDLVAVTSRAGETVLRAVLTERMQTGVVYTTFHHPESGANVVTTENSDWATNCPEYKVTAVQVRRVSERSAWQQGFATTAAAQAGLLPGGSDAAQ, encoded by the coding sequence ATGTACTCGATCCACGAACCCGATGCCGGCACGCCGGTGCGCATCTCCACCGAGCGGGTGGTGCTGACGATCGACGGCGTACAGGTCAACGTGCCCGCCGGCACCTCGGTCATGCACGCGGCCGCCCGCGCCGGCGTGCAGGTGCCGAAGCTGTGCGCGACCGACTCGCTCGAGGCGTTCGGCTCGTGCCGGCTGTGCTTGGTGCAGATCGAGGGTCGTCGGGGCTATCCGGCGTCGTGCACCACGGTGGTCGAGCCGGGCATGAAGATCGTCACGCAATCGCCCGAGCTGGCGCGACTGCGTCGTGGCGTGATGGAGCTCTACATCTCCGATCACCCGCTCGACTGCCTGACGTGCCCGGCCAACGGCAACTGCGAGCTGCAGGAGATGGCCGGCGTGGTCGGCCTCCGCGAGGTCCGCTACGGCTACGCCGGCGAGAACCACCTGACGTCGAAGAAGGACGAGAGCAACCCGTACTTCAGCTTCGACCCCACCAAGTGCATCGTGTGCTCGCGCTGCGTGCGGGCCTGCGAGGAGGTCCAGGGCACCTTTGCGCTGACCGTGCAGGGCCGCGGCTTCGACTCGGTGATCGCGACCGGCGGCGCGGACTTCCTGTCGTCGGAGTGCGTGTCGTGTGGTGCGTGTGTGCAGGCATGCCCGACCAGCACGCTGATGGAGAAGTCGCTCGAGCAGCACGGCCAGCCCGACCACGTGGTCGCCACCACTTGTGCCTACTGCGGCGTGGGCTGCTCGTTCCGCGCCGAGATGCAGGGCAGCACCGTCGTGCGGATGGTCCCCGACAAGCAAGGCGGCGCCAACCACGGCCACTCGTGCGTGAAGGGTCGCTTCGCGTGGGGCTACGCGACCCACCCCGATCGCGTCACCAAGCCGATGATCCGCGCCAAGATCACCGACCCCTGGCGCGAGGTCTCGTGGGAGGAGGCGCTGGCCCACACCGCACGCGAGCTGCGGCGCATCCAGGCCGAGCACGGCGAAGGTGCCATCGGTGCGATCACCTCGTCGCGCTGCACCAACGAGGAGACCTACCTGGTCCAGAAGCTGGTGCGCGCGGTGTTCCACAACAACAACGTCGATACCTGTGCGCGCGTCTGTCACTCGCCGACCGGCTACGGCCTCAAGGCCACGCTCGGCGAGTCGGCCGGCACCCAGGACTTCGACTCGGTCGAGCACGCCGACGTCATCGTGGTCATGGGCGCCAACCCGACCGACGCCCACCCGGTGTTCGCCTCGCGGCTCAAGAAGCGCCTGCGCGAGGGCGCCAAGCTGATCGTCATCGACCCGCGGGCGATCGACCTGGTCAAGCAGCCCCACGTGCAGGCCAGCCACCACCTGCAGCTGCGACCCGGCACCAACGTGGCGGTGATCAACGCGCTCGCCCACGTGATCGTCACCGAGGGCCTGGCCGCCGACGACTACATCGCGGCGCGCTGCGAGCCGGCCGCATTCGAGGCCTGGAAGGCGTTCATCGGCGCCGAGGAGAACTCGCCCGAGGCGCTGGAGTCGACGACCGGCGTGCCCGCGGCGACCGTGCGGGCGGCCGCGCGGCTGTACGCCACCGGCGGCAACGCGGCCATCTACTACGGGCTCGGCGTCACCGAGCACAGCCAGGGCTCGACCACCGTCATCGGCATCGCCAACCTCGCGATGGTCGCGGGCCAGATCGGTCGGCCCGGCGTGGGCGTGAACCCGCTGCGCGGACAGAACAACGTGCAGGGCTCGTGCGACATGGGCTCGTTCCCGCACGAGCTGCCCGGCTACCGCCATGTCACCGATCCGGCCGTGCGTGCGCTGTTCGGCACCGCATGGGGTGTCGAGATCCTCGGCGAGCCCGGCCTGCGCATCCCCAACATGTTCGATGCCGCAAAGGACGGCAGCTTCAAGGGGCTCTACGTGCAGGGCGAGGACATCGCGCAGTCCGACCCCGACACCCACCACGTGCTCGCCGCGCTCGAAGCGATGGAGTGCGTGATCGTGCAGGACCTCTTCATCAACGAGACCGCCAAGTACGCCCACGTCTTCTTGCCGGGCGCGACCTTCCTCGAGAAGGACGGCACCTTCACCAACGCCGAGCGTCGCATCAACCGCGTGCGTCGAGCGATGCCGCCGCGCGCGGGCCTGGCCGACTGGGAGGTCACCGTGCGCCTGGCCGAGGCGATGGGCGTGCCGATGCACTACACCCACCCCAGCCAGATCATGGACGAGATCGCCGCGCTCACGCCGACCTTCCACGGTGTCAGCTACGACAAGCTCGACCGCCTCGGCAGCATCCAGTGGCCGTGCAACGACGCGGCGCCCGAGGGCACGCCGGTCATGCACGTCGATGCCTTCGTGCGCGGCAAGGGTCGCTTCGTGATCACGCGCTACGTGCCGACCACCGAGCGCACCAACCGCGAGTTCCCGCTCATCCTCACCACCGGGCGCATCCTCAGCCAGTACAACGTCGGCGCGCAGACCCGTCGCACCGCCAACGTCGTGTGGCACGACGAAGACGTGCTCGAGCTGCATCCGCACGACGCCGAGCAGCGTGGCATCGTCGACGGCGATCTGGTTGCAGTGACCTCGCGGGCCGGCGAGACCGTGCTGCGCGCGGTGCTGACCGAGCGCATGCAGACCGGTGTGGTCTACACGACCTTCCACCACCCCGAGTCGGGCGCCAACGTGGTCACCACCGAGAACTCCGACTGGGCCACCAACTGCCCCGAGTACAAGGTCACCGCAGTGCAGGTGCGGCGGGTGTCGGAGCGCTCGGCGTGGCAGCAGGGCTTCGCCACCACCGCGGCGGCACAGGCCGGGTTGCTGCCCGGGGGGAGCGACGCGGCGCAATGA
- a CDS encoding formate dehydrogenase gives MTTTVYVPADASARSVGADAVAAALAARPGVTVIRNGSRGMMWLEPLVEVVTPQGRIAYGPVTVDDLPQLLAAGMLGGGTHALRHGVVESLPYYARQERLTFARVGLIDPTSVADYEAKGGGVGLRNALAMAPAEIVAAVLESGLRGRGGAAFPTGIKWKTVLDTPSSQKYVVCNADEGDSGTFSDRMLMEGDPFTLVEGMTIAGLAVGATQGYIYLRSEYPDAAAVLRRAIAVARDAGWLGDDILGSGRRFELELRMGAGSYVCGEETALLESLEGKRGQVRYRPPVPAKQGLFGRPTALNNVVTLASVTTVLAKGAAFYRDFGAGRSRGTLAFQLAGNLARGGLVERAFGVTLRELLYDYGGGSASGRPLRAVQVGGPLGAYIPERDFDLPLDYEAFAAKGAIVGHGGIVAFDDTVDMAQMARYAFEFCAIESCGKCTPCRIGATRGVEVLDRLLAREQPARQLAVLHDLCDTMEHASLCAMGGMTPYPVRSALQHFPGDFGLEQAAPGPSRRP, from the coding sequence ATGACGACCACCGTCTACGTGCCTGCGGATGCGTCCGCGCGCTCGGTCGGCGCCGACGCGGTCGCGGCCGCGCTCGCCGCCCGGCCGGGCGTCACCGTGATTCGCAACGGCTCGCGCGGCATGATGTGGCTCGAGCCGCTGGTCGAGGTCGTGACGCCGCAGGGGCGCATCGCCTACGGCCCGGTCACCGTCGACGACCTGCCGCAGCTGCTCGCGGCCGGCATGCTCGGCGGTGGCACCCACGCGCTGCGCCACGGCGTGGTCGAGTCGCTGCCGTACTACGCGCGTCAGGAGCGGCTGACCTTCGCCCGCGTCGGCCTCATCGATCCGACCAGCGTCGCCGACTACGAGGCCAAAGGCGGCGGGGTCGGCCTGCGCAACGCGCTGGCGATGGCGCCGGCCGAGATCGTCGCCGCGGTGCTCGAGTCGGGCCTGCGTGGGCGTGGCGGCGCGGCGTTCCCCACCGGCATCAAGTGGAAGACCGTGCTCGACACGCCGTCGTCGCAGAAGTACGTCGTCTGCAACGCCGACGAGGGCGATTCGGGCACGTTCTCGGATCGCATGCTGATGGAGGGCGATCCGTTCACGCTCGTCGAGGGCATGACGATCGCCGGGCTCGCGGTGGGCGCGACCCAGGGCTACATCTACCTGCGCTCGGAGTACCCCGACGCGGCCGCCGTGCTGCGCCGTGCCATCGCCGTGGCCCGCGATGCCGGCTGGCTCGGCGACGACATCCTCGGCAGCGGTCGTCGCTTCGAGCTCGAGTTGCGCATGGGCGCCGGCAGCTACGTGTGCGGCGAGGAGACCGCGCTGCTCGAGAGCCTCGAGGGCAAGCGCGGCCAGGTCCGCTATCGCCCACCGGTGCCCGCCAAGCAAGGGCTGTTCGGGCGACCGACCGCGCTCAACAACGTCGTCACGCTGGCCTCGGTCACCACCGTGCTGGCCAAGGGCGCCGCGTTCTATCGCGACTTCGGAGCGGGGCGTTCGCGCGGCACGCTGGCGTTTCAGCTCGCCGGCAACCTCGCGCGCGGCGGACTGGTCGAGCGCGCCTTCGGGGTGACGCTGCGCGAGCTGCTCTACGACTACGGCGGCGGCTCGGCGAGCGGCCGACCGCTGCGCGCGGTGCAGGTCGGCGGGCCGCTCGGTGCATACATCCCCGAGCGCGACTTCGATCTGCCGCTCGACTACGAGGCGTTCGCGGCCAAGGGGGCGATCGTCGGGCACGGCGGCATCGTGGCGTTCGACGACACCGTCGACATGGCGCAGATGGCCCGCTACGCCTTCGAGTTCTGCGCGATCGAGTCGTGTGGCAAGTGCACGCCGTGCCGCATCGGTGCCACCCGCGGCGTCGAGGTGCTCGATCGCCTGCTGGCGCGCGAGCAGCCCGCGCGCCAGCTCGCGGTGCTGCACGATCTCTGCGACACCATGGAGCACGCCTCGCTGTGCGCCATGGGCGGCATGACGCCGTACCCGGTGCGAAGCGCACTGCAACACTTCCCCGGCGATTTCGGCCTCGAGCAGGCCGCACCCGGGCCCTCGCGGAGGCCGTGA
- a CDS encoding formate dehydrogenase subunit gamma → MSPAMSGAVQAAIAAHRDRPGALLPMLHDILAALGHVPRACVPALADALNLSRAEVLGVMSFYHDFREHPPGRHVVKLCRAEACKSMGADALAERTRARLGIDFGQTRSDGAATLEPVYCLGNCACAPALTIDGRLHGRVTPTRLDALLDELDGDSR, encoded by the coding sequence ATGTCACCGGCGATGAGCGGCGCCGTGCAGGCCGCGATCGCGGCCCACCGCGACCGGCCCGGCGCGCTGTTGCCGATGCTGCACGACATCCTCGCCGCGCTCGGCCACGTGCCGCGGGCCTGCGTGCCCGCGCTCGCCGACGCGCTCAACCTGTCGCGCGCCGAGGTGCTCGGCGTGATGAGCTTCTATCACGACTTCCGCGAGCATCCGCCGGGGCGCCACGTCGTCAAGCTGTGCCGCGCCGAGGCCTGCAAGTCGATGGGCGCCGATGCGCTCGCCGAGCGTACGCGAGCGCGGCTCGGCATCGACTTCGGCCAGACGCGGTCCGACGGCGCGGCCACACTCGAGCCGGTCTACTGCCTCGGCAACTGCGCGTGTGCCCCGGCGCTGACGATCGACGGCCGCCTGCACGGTCGCGTCACACCCACGCGCCTCGACGCGTTGCTCGACGAACTCGACGGAGATTCGCGATGA
- the ybaK gene encoding Cys-tRNA(Pro) deacylase: MAKPNLPVTAAIRVLREHGVAFVPHTYDWEPHGGTAHSAACLGVDEHAVIKTLVMHDEQARALVVLMHGDRQVSTKGLARQLGVKSIEPCSPALADRHSGYQVGGTSPFGLRRPLPIYVERSVLALPTIYINGGRRGMLVQLDPEVLVRVLRAVSVDVAA, from the coding sequence ATGGCCAAGCCCAATCTCCCCGTCACCGCTGCGATCCGGGTGCTGCGCGAGCACGGGGTCGCCTTCGTGCCCCACACCTACGACTGGGAGCCGCACGGCGGCACGGCCCACAGTGCAGCGTGCCTCGGGGTCGACGAGCACGCGGTGATCAAGACCCTCGTCATGCACGACGAGCAGGCCCGTGCGTTGGTGGTGCTGATGCACGGCGACCGCCAAGTCTCCACCAAGGGGCTCGCGCGGCAGCTCGGCGTCAAGTCGATCGAGCCCTGCAGCCCGGCGCTCGCCGATCGCCACAGCGGGTATCAGGTCGGGGGCACCTCGCCGTTCGGTCTGCGGCGTCCGCTGCCGATCTACGTCGAGCGCTCGGTCCTCGCGTTGCCGACCATCTACATCAACGGCGGGCGCCGCGGCATGCTCGTGCAGCTGGACCCCGAGGTGCTCGTGCGCGTGCTGCGGGCAGTGTCGGTGGACGTCGCGGCCTGA